In one Denitratisoma sp. genomic region, the following are encoded:
- a CDS encoding HDOD domain-containing protein: MPKKIGKFDILRVLGTGAQSVVYLAHDPQLQREVAIKSLHLDSRDEARKRGLMEEARTVSRLRHPNIVPIFDAGEQDGDPYLVFEYVEGRNLAEQLRETGGMPAPRAVELMLPILDAVEHAHRHGIIHRDLKPSNILLNADGVPRVMDFGIAVRVNQDGTPGISEGILGTPAYLAPECINEGQASVQSDVFSAGLILCELLTGRPVVSGKSVLTVLHRMSTEPIRLPPEAAGVADDRLGDIILKATAMDTAARYPDVAALRAALKAWLTPQEEESSARPSEGGKQSTLDFLLRRMRHKSDFPALSEAISTINRLAASDQESVSSLSNTILKDVALTNKLMRLVNSAFYKQAGGGTISTISRAVMILGFGTVRSIATSLILMEHLQNKGQAAQLREEFVRAIMSGILARDMAKKGMVKDFEEAFICSMFHNLGRMLAYYYFPDETVEIRKHLAQSGGSEAAASARVLGISYEELGIGVARSWGFPDSMVGSMRRLPEGSVKKSAHPNEKLRVLAGLSDQLCAVFEQVPAERQKEELLKISRRFGDSIPFDNEQLQQTVKHSLEEVVNYTAAIRLNLQQSTLGRQIGAWSGQQPERGAAAGTDAAVISSIPGNLTRTAVAAALPAEALPAPAGEEAAGPSLEEAQAILNAGIQDITGSLVGDYALADILRIIIETMYRGIGFQHVLLCIKDARSNSMAAKFGFGPEIEEIIRRFRFPLGGRKDIFDVALSRGADILISDIRDPKISGHIPEWFGKTVAAETFILFPLVIKNAPVGLIYADKARAGELVIPENVLSMLRALRNQAVLAIKQSR; encoded by the coding sequence ATGCCGAAGAAAATCGGCAAATTCGACATCCTCCGCGTCCTCGGCACGGGCGCGCAGAGCGTGGTCTATCTCGCCCACGATCCGCAGCTGCAGCGCGAAGTGGCCATCAAGTCGCTGCACCTGGACAGCCGCGACGAGGCGCGCAAGCGGGGTCTGATGGAAGAGGCGCGCACGGTCAGCCGGCTGCGCCATCCCAACATCGTGCCGATCTTCGATGCCGGCGAGCAGGACGGCGACCCCTACCTGGTGTTCGAGTACGTCGAGGGCCGCAACCTGGCCGAGCAGCTGCGCGAGACGGGAGGCATGCCGGCGCCGCGCGCCGTCGAGCTGATGCTGCCGATCCTCGACGCCGTCGAACATGCCCATCGCCACGGCATCATCCACCGCGACCTGAAGCCGTCCAACATCCTGCTCAACGCCGACGGCGTGCCGCGGGTGATGGACTTCGGCATCGCCGTGCGCGTCAACCAGGACGGCACGCCCGGCATCAGCGAAGGCATCCTCGGCACGCCGGCCTACCTGGCGCCGGAATGCATCAACGAGGGCCAGGCCAGCGTGCAGTCGGACGTCTTCTCCGCCGGCCTGATCCTGTGCGAGCTGCTCACCGGCAGGCCGGTGGTCAGCGGCAAGAGCGTGCTGACCGTGCTGCATCGCATGTCCACCGAGCCGATCCGCCTGCCGCCTGAAGCCGCCGGCGTGGCGGACGACCGCCTCGGCGACATCATCCTGAAGGCCACCGCGATGGACACCGCCGCGCGCTATCCCGACGTCGCGGCCCTGCGCGCCGCCCTCAAGGCCTGGCTGACGCCGCAGGAAGAGGAGTCCTCCGCCAGGCCGAGCGAAGGCGGCAAGCAGTCCACGCTGGATTTCCTCCTGCGCCGCATGCGCCACAAGAGCGATTTCCCGGCCCTCTCCGAGGCGATTTCGACCATCAACCGGCTCGCCGCCTCGGACCAGGAAAGCGTCTCCTCGCTCTCCAACACCATCCTCAAGGACGTCGCCCTCACCAACAAGCTGATGCGCCTGGTCAACTCGGCGTTCTACAAGCAGGCCGGCGGCGGCACCATCAGCACCATCTCGCGCGCCGTCATGATCCTCGGCTTCGGCACGGTGCGCAGCATCGCCACCTCGCTGATCCTGATGGAGCACCTGCAGAACAAGGGGCAGGCGGCACAGCTGCGCGAAGAGTTCGTGCGCGCCATCATGAGCGGCATCCTGGCGCGCGACATGGCGAAGAAGGGCATGGTGAAGGACTTCGAGGAAGCCTTCATCTGCTCGATGTTCCACAACCTCGGCCGCATGCTCGCCTACTACTATTTCCCCGACGAGACCGTCGAGATCCGCAAGCACCTCGCCCAGTCGGGCGGCAGCGAGGCCGCCGCCTCGGCCCGGGTGCTCGGCATCTCCTACGAGGAGCTGGGCATCGGCGTGGCGCGCAGCTGGGGTTTTCCGGACAGCATGGTCGGCAGCATGCGCCGGCTGCCCGAAGGGAGCGTGAAGAAGTCGGCCCATCCCAACGAGAAGCTGCGCGTGCTGGCCGGCCTCTCCGACCAGTTGTGCGCGGTATTCGAGCAGGTGCCGGCGGAAAGGCAGAAAGAGGAACTGCTGAAGATCAGCCGGCGCTTCGGCGACAGCATCCCCTTCGATAACGAGCAGCTCCAGCAGACCGTCAAGCACTCGCTCGAAGAGGTCGTCAACTACACGGCGGCCATCCGCCTCAACCTGCAGCAGAGCACGCTCGGCCGGCAGATCGGCGCCTGGAGCGGCCAGCAGCCGGAGAGGGGGGCGGCAGCCGGGACGGACGCGGCGGTCATCTCCAGCATCCCGGGCAACCTGACGCGGACAGCAGTCGCGGCGGCGCTGCCTGCCGAGGCGCTCCCGGCGCCGGCCGGCGAGGAGGCAGCCGGCCCCAGCCTGGAAGAAGCCCAGGCCATCCTCAACGCCGGCATCCAGGACATCACCGGCTCGCTGGTGGGGGACTATGCCCTCGCCGACATCCTGCGCATCATCATCGAGACCATGTACCGCGGCATCGGCTTCCAGCACGTCCTGCTGTGCATCAAGGATGCGCGCAGCAACAGCATGGCGGCCAAGTTCGGCTTCGGCCCGGAGATCGAGGAGATCATTCGCCGCTTCCGCTTCCCCCTCGGCGGCAGGAAGGACATCTTCGACGTGGCCCTCTCGCGCGGCGCCGACATCCTCATCTCCGACATTCGCGACCCGAAGATCAGCGGCCACATCCCGGAATGGTTCGGCAAGACCGTGGCGGCGGAGACCTTCATCCTCTTCCCGCTGGTGATCAAGAACGCACCGGTCGGGCTGATCTACGCCGACAAGGCACGCGCCGGCGAGCTGGTGATCCCGGAGAACGTCCTCTCCATGCTGCGCGCGCTGCGCAACCAGGCGGTGCTGGCGATCAAGCAGTCACGGTAG
- a CDS encoding transglycosylase SLT domain-containing protein, whose product MKRLLCALALAAMVPALHAAASPDDRVLAAKDAVQRGDRAKLAKQLEAVRGHELEPYVEYWLLRLRLEEAGADELRGFLSRQAGSYLADKLRGEWLKVLGKRREWDAFDAEYPPLVQPDQEITCYALQNRLRLADLGALEEARPMWFAAAELPEACVPVMEQLIADKRLGTDDIWERMRRLLEAKKLGAAKTTAAYLPASQAPSAKTLDAIADKPMRHLALLPSGFAASRQGREMALFAVQRTARIDPVQAALQWEGIKDRFSAADRGYIYGQLGWQAALRHLPEAAGWYALAGNAPLTEEQLAWKARVGLRALNWPLVHEAIEQMPKALQAQPDWIYWLGRAHEALGRQEEARALYRRIAGQPNFYGNLADDELGRPIMPPPLPQKPAGEEVKAVAALPGIRRALALFRIDMRLEGIREWNWTLRGMDDGKLLAAAELAHRHEIFDRAINTADRTLAQHDYSMRYLAPFREHVEPKAKALQLDEGWVYGLMRQESRFITNAKSVVGAKGLMQLMPKTASWVAKKIGLKDYHHGRTNDTDVNVTLGTNYLKMVLDELDSHPVLASAAYNAGPGRARKWRDAVRPIEGAIYAETIPFNETRDYVKKVMSNAVYYSALFDGQPQSLKRRLGTIAPKNGDAPKIEDLP is encoded by the coding sequence ATGAAGCGGCTGCTGTGCGCCCTGGCGCTGGCAGCCATGGTGCCGGCACTCCATGCCGCCGCGTCGCCGGACGACCGCGTGCTGGCCGCGAAGGACGCCGTCCAGCGCGGCGACCGCGCCAAGCTGGCCAAACAGCTCGAGGCGGTGCGCGGCCATGAACTCGAGCCCTATGTCGAATACTGGCTGCTGCGCCTGCGCCTGGAAGAGGCCGGCGCCGACGAGTTGCGCGGCTTCCTTTCCCGCCAGGCCGGCAGCTACCTGGCCGACAAGCTGCGCGGCGAATGGCTGAAGGTGCTCGGCAAGCGCCGCGAGTGGGATGCCTTCGACGCGGAGTATCCGCCGCTCGTCCAGCCCGACCAGGAAATCACCTGCTACGCCCTGCAGAACCGCCTGCGCCTGGCCGACCTCGGCGCGCTGGAGGAAGCGCGGCCGATGTGGTTCGCCGCCGCCGAGCTGCCCGAGGCCTGCGTGCCCGTCATGGAGCAGCTGATCGCCGACAAGCGCCTCGGCACCGACGACATCTGGGAGCGGATGCGCCGCCTGCTCGAAGCGAAGAAGCTCGGCGCGGCGAAAACCACCGCGGCCTATCTGCCGGCCAGCCAGGCGCCCTCCGCCAAGACCCTCGATGCGATCGCCGACAAGCCGATGCGCCACCTGGCCCTGCTGCCGTCCGGCTTCGCCGCGAGCCGCCAGGGCCGAGAAATGGCGCTGTTCGCCGTGCAGCGCACCGCCCGCATCGATCCCGTCCAGGCGGCCCTGCAGTGGGAGGGCATCAAGGACAGGTTCTCCGCGGCGGATCGCGGCTACATCTACGGCCAGCTCGGCTGGCAGGCCGCCCTGAGGCACCTGCCGGAGGCGGCCGGCTGGTATGCCCTGGCCGGCAACGCCCCCCTCACCGAGGAACAGCTGGCCTGGAAGGCGCGCGTCGGACTGCGGGCGCTCAACTGGCCGCTGGTGCACGAGGCGATCGAGCAGATGCCGAAGGCCCTGCAGGCGCAGCCGGACTGGATCTACTGGCTCGGCCGCGCCCATGAGGCGCTCGGCCGGCAGGAGGAGGCGCGGGCGCTCTATCGGCGGATTGCCGGCCAGCCGAACTTCTACGGCAACCTCGCCGACGACGAACTCGGCCGTCCCATCATGCCGCCGCCCCTGCCGCAAAAGCCGGCCGGCGAGGAAGTGAAGGCCGTCGCCGCCCTGCCGGGCATCCGTCGCGCCCTCGCCCTGTTCCGCATCGACATGCGCCTCGAGGGCATCCGCGAGTGGAACTGGACCCTGCGCGGCATGGACGACGGGAAACTGCTGGCGGCGGCGGAGCTCGCCCACCGGCACGAGATCTTCGACCGCGCCATCAACACCGCCGACCGCACCCTGGCCCAGCACGATTATTCGATGCGCTACCTGGCGCCGTTCCGCGAGCACGTCGAGCCGAAGGCCAAGGCGCTGCAGCTCGACGAGGGCTGGGTCTACGGCCTGATGCGGCAGGAGAGCCGCTTCATCACCAACGCCAAGTCGGTGGTGGGCGCCAAGGGCCTGATGCAGCTGATGCCGAAGACCGCCAGCTGGGTGGCGAAGAAGATCGGCCTCAAGGACTACCACCACGGGCGCACGAACGACACCGACGTCAACGTCACGCTCGGCACCAACTACCTGAAGATGGTGCTCGACGAGCTGGACAGCCATCCGGTGCTGGCCTCCGCCGCCTACAACGCCGGGCCGGGCCGGGCGCGCAAGTGGCGCGATGCCGTCCGGCCGATCGAGGGCGCCATCTACGCCGAGACGATCCCTTTCAACGAGACGCGCGACTACGTCAAGAAGGTGATGAGCAACGCGGTGTACTACTCGGCCCTGTTCGACGGCCAGCCGCAGTCCCTCAAGCGCCGGCTCGGCACCATCGCGCCGAAGAACGGCGACGCGCCGAAGATCGAAGACCTACCGTGA
- a CDS encoding 5-formyltetrahydrofolate cyclo-ligase — protein sequence MTDPAAADALRSFRNALRNRLIAAREALPAELHAQLSRQIERHLGALVDALNPAVLAFCWPFRGEFDARALVAARLPRGLRACLPVVVDNGLPLEFREWAPHSEMIEDRYGIHIPARGEILQPDAILMPLNAFDAGGYRLGYGGGYFDRSLAARSPRPRAVGIGFELARIDSIRPQAHDLPMDFIVTEAGVFSVEAGRLQPKNIL from the coding sequence ATGACCGACCCTGCCGCCGCAGATGCGCTCCGCAGCTTCCGCAACGCCCTGCGCAACCGCCTCATCGCAGCGCGCGAGGCGCTGCCTGCCGAACTGCATGCGCAGCTGTCGCGCCAGATAGAACGCCACCTGGGTGCGCTGGTTGACGCCCTGAATCCCGCCGTGCTCGCCTTCTGCTGGCCGTTCCGCGGCGAATTCGACGCCCGCGCCCTGGTTGCGGCGCGCCTGCCGCGCGGCCTGCGCGCCTGCCTGCCGGTGGTGGTGGACAACGGATTGCCGCTGGAATTCCGCGAATGGGCGCCGCACAGCGAAATGATCGAGGACCGCTACGGCATCCACATCCCGGCGCGGGGCGAAATCTTGCAGCCCGACGCCATCCTCATGCCGCTCAACGCCTTCGACGCAGGCGGCTATCGGCTCGGCTACGGCGGCGGCTATTTCGACCGCAGCCTGGCCGCGCGCTCCCCCCGCCCGCGCGCCGTCGGCATCGGCTTCGAACTGGCGCGCATCGACAGCATCCGGCCGCAGGCCCATGACCTGCCGATGGACTTCATCGTCACGGAAGCGGGCGTATTTTCAGTCGAAGCCGGGCGGCTTCAGCCCAAAAACATCTTGTAG